DNA sequence from the Asticcacaulis sp. AND118 genome:
GGCGCTTGGCGACCTGTTCTGGAAGGTCCTCGATGTGAAGATCATCGACGGCCTCGGTCCGAACGGGGCGGCCTGGACCGCGCTGAAGTCGGCGCAGAAACTGGTCAAGACCCAGACGGGCTATGTCTATCACTACGCCTTCGTCATGTTCCTCGGCATCGCGGGTCTTCTGACCTGGGTTGTCTTCGGTCTGGCGCGATAGGGGAGAGCTTAAACTATGTCACCGGTAATCCCCAATCTTCTCAGCCTGATCACCTTCCTGCCTCTGGTGGGGGCGCTGGCTATCCTCGGCGTCAAGTGGGCGTCGCGCAAGGACGATACGGCCGTCATCGAGCGTAACGCCAGGTGGATCGCCCTGTGGACGACGCTGGCCACTCTGGCCCTGACCGTCATCCTGCTGGCCGGGTTCGACCGCACCACGACCGACTATCAGTTCGTCGAAAAGGTCCAGTGGTTCAGCTTCCTGAACTACCATATGGGCGTCGACGGTATCTCGGTCCTGTTTGTGGCTCTGACCGCGCTGCTCATGCCGCTGTGCATTCTGGCCTCGTGGGACTCGGTCAAGACACGCCTCGTCGAATACATGATCGCCTTCCTCGTGCTGGAAACGCTGGTCATCGGCGTGTTCACTGCGCTTGACCTGTTCCTCTTCTACGTCTTCTTTGAAGGCGGTCTGGTTCCGATGTTCCTCATCATCGGCATCTGGGGCGGCAAGGACCGTATCTACGCGGCGTACAAGTTCTTCCTCTATACCCTGCTGGGGTCCGTGCTGATGCTGGCGGCCATGCTGTACATGGTCGGCGTTGCGGGCACTTCGGACATCCCGACGCTGTCGACCTACGCCTTCTCGCAGGCCGCCCAGCCGTGGCTGTGGTTCGCCTTCTTCGCCTCGTTCGCGGTGAAGATGCCGATGTGGCCGGTGCACACCTGGCTGCCGGACGCCCACGTTCAGGCCCCGACGGCGGGCTCGGTCATGCTGGCCGGTATCCTGCTGAAGCTCGGCGGCTACGGTTTCATCCGCTTCAACCTGCCGATGTTCCCGCACGCGTCCGAAATGTTCACGCCGTTCGTGCTGGCCTTGTCGGTCATCGCCATCGTCGTCACCTCGCTGATCGCCTTCCGTCAGACCGACATCAAGAAGCTCATCGCCTATTCGTCGGTCGCCCACATGGGCTTCGTGACCATGGGTATCTTCGCCGGCAATCAGGCGGGCGTGCAGGGCGCGGTCTATCAGATGATCTCGCACGGCTTCATTTCCGGCGCGCTCTTCCTCTGCGTCGGCGTGGTCTACGACCGCTGGCACACGCGTGAAATCGCCTTCTACGGCGGTCTGACCAAGCTGATGCCGCACTTTGCCTTCGTCTTCCTGCTGTTCACTATGGCCAATGTCGGCCTGCCGGGCACGTCGGGCTTCGTCGGCGAAATCCTGACCATGACGGGCCTCTATCAGGCCTCGACCTGGGCGGCGCTGGTCGCGGCCACCGGCGTCATCCTGTCGGCCATGTACGCCCTGACCCTGTTCAAGCGGGTGATGTACGGCGAAGTGACCAACGCGCAGCTCAAAGGCCATCCGGACCTGACCCTGCGCGAGAAGATCATCTTTGCGCCCTTGATCGCGGGGACGCTGCTGCTGGGTGTCTATCCGGCCTTTGTATTTGACTTTACCACCGCCAGCGTGGACGCCGTCGTGGCGACGTACCGCGCTGTCATCGGCGGATAGGAGCGCCTAATATGGATTTGACATCGGCTCTTCAT
Encoded proteins:
- a CDS encoding NADH-quinone oxidoreductase subunit M → MSPVIPNLLSLITFLPLVGALAILGVKWASRKDDTAVIERNARWIALWTTLATLALTVILLAGFDRTTTDYQFVEKVQWFSFLNYHMGVDGISVLFVALTALLMPLCILASWDSVKTRLVEYMIAFLVLETLVIGVFTALDLFLFYVFFEGGLVPMFLIIGIWGGKDRIYAAYKFFLYTLLGSVLMLAAMLYMVGVAGTSDIPTLSTYAFSQAAQPWLWFAFFASFAVKMPMWPVHTWLPDAHVQAPTAGSVMLAGILLKLGGYGFIRFNLPMFPHASEMFTPFVLALSVIAIVVTSLIAFRQTDIKKLIAYSSVAHMGFVTMGIFAGNQAGVQGAVYQMISHGFISGALFLCVGVVYDRWHTREIAFYGGLTKLMPHFAFVFLLFTMANVGLPGTSGFVGEILTMTGLYQASTWAALVAATGVILSAMYALTLFKRVMYGEVTNAQLKGHPDLTLREKIIFAPLIAGTLLLGVYPAFVFDFTTASVDAVVATYRAVIGG